In Mycolicibacterium phocaicum, one DNA window encodes the following:
- a CDS encoding Nramp family divalent metal transporter: MLTETRAPSRSSRPTWSLLGPAFVAAIAYVDPGNVAANISAGAKFGFLLVWVILLANVMAGLVQYLSAKLGLTTGRSLPELVAENCRTPTRLAFWVQAEMVAVATDLAEVVGGAIALQLLFGLPMLVGGVITGVVSMCLLSVQNRGSQRAFERIIAGLLMIITIGFLTSLFVDPPAPGAVLGGVVPHFAGPESLLLATAILGATVMPHVVYLHSGLARDRHGKPETGAPLRHMLRVTRFDVGLAMVVAGAVNLSMLLVAATHLQGVEGTDTIAGAHAAVGHALGPAVALCFAVGLLASGLASSSVGAYAGAMIMQGLLNRSYPLLLRRAVTVIPALVVLAIGFDPTRALVISQVVLSFGIPFALIPLVRLTSNRAVMGENINHRIVTTLGWAVAVLISVLNVVLIYLTVTG; encoded by the coding sequence ATGCTGACCGAGACCCGCGCACCGTCGCGCTCGTCGCGCCCGACCTGGTCCCTGTTGGGCCCGGCGTTCGTCGCTGCCATTGCCTACGTGGATCCGGGCAATGTCGCGGCCAACATCAGCGCCGGCGCGAAGTTCGGTTTCCTGCTGGTGTGGGTCATCCTGCTGGCCAACGTGATGGCCGGCCTGGTGCAGTACCTGTCGGCCAAGCTCGGCCTGACGACCGGCCGGTCCCTGCCGGAACTGGTCGCCGAGAACTGCCGCACCCCGACCCGGCTGGCGTTCTGGGTACAGGCCGAAATGGTGGCCGTGGCAACCGATCTCGCCGAAGTGGTGGGCGGCGCCATCGCACTGCAACTGTTGTTCGGGCTCCCCATGCTGGTGGGCGGCGTGATCACCGGCGTGGTCTCGATGTGCCTGCTGTCGGTACAGAACCGGGGCAGCCAGCGGGCGTTCGAACGGATCATCGCGGGACTGCTGATGATCATCACCATCGGCTTCCTCACCAGCCTGTTCGTCGACCCGCCCGCGCCGGGCGCCGTGCTCGGCGGGGTGGTTCCCCACTTCGCGGGACCCGAGAGCCTGCTGCTGGCCACCGCGATCCTGGGGGCGACGGTCATGCCGCACGTCGTCTACCTGCACTCCGGCCTGGCCCGCGACCGGCACGGCAAGCCCGAGACCGGCGCCCCGCTGCGCCACATGCTGCGCGTCACGCGCTTCGACGTCGGCCTGGCGATGGTCGTGGCGGGCGCGGTGAACCTGTCGATGCTCCTGGTCGCGGCGACACACCTGCAGGGCGTCGAAGGCACCGACACCATCGCCGGAGCGCACGCCGCCGTCGGCCATGCCCTGGGCCCGGCGGTCGCACTGTGCTTCGCGGTCGGCCTGCTGGCTTCGGGCCTGGCGTCCTCGTCGGTCGGCGCGTACGCCGGCGCGATGATCATGCAAGGCCTGCTGAACCGGTCGTACCCGCTGTTGCTCCGGCGGGCGGTCACGGTCATTCCGGCGCTGGTGGTGTTGGCCATCGGATTCGACCCGACACGCGCGCTGGTCATCTCCCAGGTGGTGCTGTCGTTCGGCATCCCGTTCGCGCTCATCCCGTTGGTCCGCCTCACCAGCAACCGCGCTGTGATGGGCGAGAACATCAATCACCGCATTGTCACGACACTGGGATGGGCTGTGGCCGTGCTGATTTCGGTGCTGAACGTGGTGCTGATCTACCTGACCGTCACGGGCTGA
- a CDS encoding lysine N(6)-hydroxylase/L-ornithine N(5)-oxygenase family protein, which translates to MSRPEPADMLGVGFGPSNLALAVALAERGVRGRFVDAQPRFGWHRDMLLPGTRMQIPFLKDLATLRNPQSAFTFVNYLSARGRLVDFIGRHDVFPSRHEFHDYLQWAADQFAADVRYGHRVVGVTGNEDGFGVRLEPGEVVSTRVLVLGTGLHPVLPPSTHPSLRQWHSHQLLSAVAALGPVERGRFAVVGAGQSAAEVVSYLHRTYPRAEVHAVFGRYGYSLADDSAFVNRIFDPAAVDEFYGADSVERQRLLDYHRSANYSAVDVDLIAELYEREYGERVSGARRLFLHRACSVTGADEDGAEVRLGVRNLIDNTTETLRCDAVVYATGYAPMDVPAFLGEVASCYEFDAQGRPVATRDYRLVAKPGAPGDIYLNGATVEHSHGLGATLLSNVAVRSGEIAAAISP; encoded by the coding sequence ATGTCCAGACCTGAGCCCGCCGACATGCTGGGGGTCGGGTTCGGGCCGTCGAACCTGGCGCTGGCGGTGGCCCTGGCCGAGCGCGGCGTGCGCGGCCGCTTCGTCGACGCCCAGCCGCGGTTCGGCTGGCACCGCGACATGTTGTTACCCGGCACCCGGATGCAGATCCCCTTTCTCAAAGACCTGGCGACGCTGCGCAATCCGCAGAGCGCGTTCACGTTCGTGAACTACCTGAGTGCCCGGGGCCGGCTCGTCGACTTCATCGGCCGCCATGACGTGTTTCCCAGCCGGCACGAGTTCCATGACTACCTGCAGTGGGCCGCCGATCAGTTCGCCGCCGACGTGCGCTACGGCCACCGCGTGGTCGGGGTGACGGGAAACGAGGACGGTTTCGGGGTGCGGCTGGAACCCGGCGAGGTCGTCTCGACGCGCGTCCTGGTGCTGGGTACGGGCCTGCATCCGGTGTTGCCGCCGAGCACGCACCCGAGTCTGCGGCAATGGCACAGCCACCAGTTGCTCAGTGCTGTGGCTGCCCTCGGTCCGGTGGAACGCGGCCGGTTCGCCGTGGTGGGCGCGGGGCAGAGTGCCGCCGAGGTGGTTTCCTACCTCCATCGCACCTACCCGCGCGCCGAGGTGCACGCGGTGTTCGGCCGGTACGGGTACAGCCTCGCCGACGACAGCGCCTTCGTGAATCGCATCTTCGATCCCGCCGCGGTCGACGAGTTCTACGGCGCGGACAGCGTGGAGCGTCAGCGGCTGCTCGACTACCACCGCTCGGCCAACTACTCGGCCGTCGACGTCGATCTCATCGCGGAACTGTATGAACGCGAGTACGGCGAACGCGTGAGTGGGGCCCGCCGGCTTTTCCTGCATCGCGCCTGCAGCGTCACCGGCGCCGACGAAGACGGCGCGGAGGTCCGGCTCGGCGTGCGCAACCTCATCGACAACACGACCGAGACGCTGCGCTGCGATGCCGTGGTCTACGCGACCGGCTATGCGCCGATGGACGTGCCGGCGTTCCTGGGCGAGGTGGCGTCCTGCTACGAGTTCGACGCACAGGGCCGTCCGGTGGCCACCCGCGACTACAGGTTGGTGGCCAAGCCGGGCGCTCCCGGTGACATCTACCTCAACGGCGCGACCGTCGAGCACAGTCACGGGCTCGGTGCGACGCTGCTGTCGAACGTCGCCGTCCGCAGCGGTGAGATCGCGGCGGCGATCAGCCCGTGA
- a CDS encoding GNAT family N-acetyltransferase, producing MVGAAVLIPATDSGRYSIVISDDPDEIEAAQRLRYQTFAEELGAALPQAIRGPRTGEMIDVDRFDAFSDHLLARDEQTGAIVGCYRLLPPDGARAAGGIFTDTNFEMSAGIDALRPSLVELGRASVHPDHRSGTVMAMLWAGILRYQELTGYRWAIGSLSVRMADGGSRGALVRGVLDRAYRQHPAPPEFLVTPRNPVQVNGIPLADLPDPGRVRIPPMVAGSLRIGGVICGEPSYDPEFDMADFVVLINRDMVHQLYLARLTRNHVQT from the coding sequence ATGGTCGGCGCTGCTGTTCTCATCCCAGCGACCGATTCCGGCCGCTACAGCATCGTCATCTCCGACGACCCCGACGAGATCGAAGCAGCGCAGCGCCTGCGGTATCAGACGTTCGCCGAAGAGCTGGGTGCCGCACTCCCACAAGCGATTCGCGGACCACGCACCGGCGAGATGATCGACGTCGACCGCTTCGACGCATTCAGCGATCACCTGTTGGCCCGAGACGAACAGACCGGGGCGATCGTCGGGTGCTACCGGCTGCTGCCCCCGGACGGCGCCCGGGCGGCCGGCGGCATCTTCACCGACACCAACTTCGAGATGAGTGCCGGCATCGACGCGTTGCGGCCGTCGCTGGTCGAATTGGGCCGTGCCAGCGTGCATCCCGACCATCGCAGCGGCACCGTCATGGCGATGCTGTGGGCCGGCATCCTGCGCTATCAGGAACTGACCGGTTACCGGTGGGCGATCGGGAGTCTCTCGGTGCGCATGGCGGACGGCGGATCGCGCGGTGCGCTGGTGCGCGGCGTTCTCGACCGGGCCTACCGGCAGCATCCGGCGCCGCCGGAGTTCCTGGTGACACCGCGAAACCCGGTGCAGGTCAACGGCATACCCCTCGCTGACCTACCCGATCCCGGTCGCGTGCGGATTCCGCCGATGGTGGCGGGCAGCCTCCGGATCGGCGGCGTCATCTGTGGGGAACCGTCGTACGACCCGGAATTCGACATGGCCGATTTCGTGGTGCTGATCAATCGGGACATGGTGCATCAGCTCTACCTTGCTCGGCTCACCCGCAACCATGTCCAGACCTGA
- a CDS encoding MFS transporter gives MTLTAVCVVVFMLLLDMTIVAAALADIQASLHAPLSGSQWVVDAYALPMAGLLLTAATVGDRLGRRRLYLGGLVVFMFASAGCALARNIDALNGLRAVQGAAGAVLLGVSLPMLAAAFPDARQRAGAIAAYGAAMGAGGAVGPLLGGALVTAYGWPSIFLINLPVGVLALYIVIFAVPESVVPRSRPVDIWGTVVLTAALFAGVYVLIEGNHLGWDSPITLGLSAFCVVALSAFGLRESRLSEPMLDVRLLAGPGFAGVSLAAFAATGTLIASTNYLALYFMNTLGFSPFGAGLRSLPLTLAIVLGAPVAMVAARRIPVVATIPAGVALIAAGMWMMTAVNANTTWTHFISGSVVAGLGLGGLSALTSDAALRFVPVADAGMATGTVSTARQIGILAGVAGLGALFSRHAGDVATSRLSAVPGLGAEAGRQLSDGLAAGAGLRALEVVPERLRPALATVAREASAAGMQSALTAAALAATTATLFVALLIRTGSRQTNRTESVD, from the coding sequence CTGACCCTGACCGCGGTCTGCGTCGTGGTGTTCATGCTGCTGCTCGACATGACGATCGTCGCCGCGGCACTGGCCGACATCCAGGCGTCATTGCACGCGCCGCTGTCCGGTTCGCAGTGGGTGGTGGACGCCTACGCCCTGCCGATGGCCGGATTGCTACTGACCGCGGCGACGGTGGGGGACCGGTTGGGGCGGCGGCGGTTGTATCTCGGCGGCCTGGTGGTGTTCATGTTCGCGTCGGCCGGGTGCGCGCTGGCCCGCAACATCGACGCACTCAACGGGCTGCGGGCGGTGCAGGGCGCGGCCGGCGCGGTGCTGCTCGGGGTGTCGTTGCCGATGCTCGCGGCCGCGTTCCCCGATGCGCGGCAGCGGGCGGGCGCCATCGCGGCGTACGGCGCGGCGATGGGGGCAGGCGGTGCCGTCGGGCCGCTGCTGGGCGGTGCGCTGGTCACTGCGTACGGGTGGCCGTCGATCTTTCTGATCAACCTGCCGGTCGGGGTGCTCGCGCTGTACATCGTCATCTTCGCCGTCCCCGAGAGCGTCGTCCCGAGGTCCCGGCCGGTCGACATCTGGGGCACGGTGGTGTTGACGGCGGCGCTGTTCGCGGGCGTGTACGTGCTCATCGAAGGTAACCACTTGGGCTGGGATAGTCCGATCACGTTGGGGCTGAGCGCTTTCTGTGTGGTTGCTCTGAGCGCCTTCGGGCTCCGCGAGTCCCGGCTGTCCGAGCCCATGCTGGATGTGCGGCTGCTCGCCGGCCCCGGCTTCGCGGGTGTCTCCCTGGCCGCGTTCGCCGCAACCGGGACGTTGATCGCGTCGACGAACTACCTCGCGTTGTATTTCATGAACACGTTGGGATTCAGCCCCTTCGGTGCCGGGCTGCGGTCGCTGCCGCTCACCCTGGCGATCGTGCTCGGCGCTCCGGTGGCGATGGTCGCGGCGCGGCGGATACCGGTGGTCGCGACCATCCCGGCCGGCGTCGCGTTGATTGCCGCGGGGATGTGGATGATGACCGCAGTAAACGCGAACACGACATGGACGCACTTCATCTCGGGCTCGGTCGTCGCCGGGCTGGGACTCGGTGGGCTCTCCGCGTTGACCTCCGACGCGGCGCTGCGCTTCGTGCCTGTCGCCGACGCCGGGATGGCGACGGGAACGGTCAGCACGGCGCGCCAGATCGGCATCCTGGCCGGCGTCGCCGGGCTCGGTGCGTTGTTCAGCCGGCACGCGGGCGACGTTGCCACGTCCCGTCTTTCCGCAGTGCCGGGCCTGGGCGCCGAAGCGGGGCGGCAGCTCAGTGACGGGCTGGCCGCCGGGGCCGGGCTGCGGGCGCTCGAGGTCGTGCCCGAACGGCTGCGTCCCGCGCTTGCGACGGTAGCGCGGGAAGCGAGTGCGGCCGGCATGCAGTCCGCGTTGACCGCCGCCGCGCTGGCGGCCACCACGGCCACGTTGTTCGTGGCGCTGCTCATCCGGACAGGTTCCCGGCAAACAAACCGAACAGAGTCTGTGGATTAG
- a CDS encoding TIGR03621 family F420-dependent LLM class oxidoreductase: MTRDFRFGVGLRHTDSGSAVQDAARRAEDLGYDVLLVPDHLGAPAPFPVLATAATATSTLHLGTFVFNACFYKPALLARDIAAMRDLTEGRFETGLGAGYVKEEFDAAELPFPSAGKRVEYTAHVTSYLRTHLPDVPVMIAGAGDKLLTVAAQQAQIIGLTGGGPRTEAHDPLAERISFVRNAAGDRFAELELNLAITAVPTDESGIPNLSITRHFQPELSDAELMTTPGVLSGSTTDMADRIRELRDRYGVSYFIVQQQHSEAFAKVIAELR; this comes from the coding sequence ATGACGAGAGATTTCCGGTTCGGCGTGGGCCTGCGGCACACCGACAGTGGGTCAGCGGTCCAGGACGCGGCGCGCCGCGCTGAGGACCTCGGCTACGACGTCCTGCTGGTGCCCGACCATCTGGGCGCTCCGGCCCCGTTTCCGGTGCTGGCGACGGCCGCGACCGCGACCAGCACGCTGCACCTGGGCACCTTCGTGTTCAACGCGTGCTTCTACAAGCCCGCGCTGCTGGCCCGCGATATCGCGGCCATGCGCGACCTGACCGAGGGACGCTTCGAGACGGGCCTCGGCGCCGGGTACGTCAAGGAAGAATTCGATGCCGCCGAGCTGCCGTTCCCCAGCGCCGGGAAACGGGTCGAGTACACCGCGCACGTCACCTCGTATCTGCGCACCCACCTGCCCGATGTGCCGGTGATGATCGCCGGTGCCGGCGACAAGCTGCTGACGGTCGCCGCCCAGCAGGCCCAGATCATCGGACTGACCGGTGGCGGGCCGCGCACCGAAGCGCACGATCCCCTCGCCGAGCGTATTTCTTTCGTGCGCAACGCCGCTGGCGACCGTTTCGCTGAGCTGGAGCTGAACCTGGCCATCACCGCGGTGCCGACCGATGAATCCGGCATTCCGAACCTGTCGATCACCCGGCACTTCCAGCCGGAACTCAGCGACGCCGAACTGATGACGACCCCTGGTGTGCTCAGCGGCAGCACCACCGACATGGCCGACCGCATTCGCGAGCTACGGGATCGCTACGGGGTGAGTTACTTCATTGTCCAGCAACAGCATTCGGAAGCCTTCGCGAAGGTCATCGCAGAACTGCGCTGA
- a CDS encoding alpha/beta hydrolase yields the protein MMRLSAQAWVLLASGGLALWLPLAPALADDATGSQPGAAGPSSQTTTSGATTSQKSTSQKSTSQKSTSQTGKSQPATDAHARKSAGHSPRNKKADDPPKVDKRKPDEGKSERGTAPAGPIRPEKVVRAQTVRLRPTVPPVRLPNAMAVEQPQSPGVAALPASAMASQPSATTATSATTTAGATTATSATTTAGATTTAVKTARPSLINAIGSFVFNVIGGAMLAFAGPPALPRGSTVTVKVSSLTMPDTGQKVQANWYFPQNADTTTRMIYFQHGFMAVAPMYSYTLAALAQSTNSIVVAPTLSSNAFDPKARWLGGSADQQAVADLFAGDRSALTESASAAAGHQVTLPTSFVLVGHSLGGALVTGAAGRMVDNGAVANLQGVVLMDSVDLNNVVPTALQKLTGADYRPVYDISSEPYVWNRDGLVGRELEAARPGQFNGVMLVGGRHIDALQGANPVLQFAEYAVAGFSKPSNVEAVKILAGGWINDMFAGTHTGSYGSPQQAIEIGTKAGTATAVTLPFASEQPVQATPWDGLAQLILNAVMQVAVYEPMAQTTTSRAVSAVLR from the coding sequence ATGATGAGGTTGTCCGCACAAGCGTGGGTACTGCTGGCCTCGGGAGGTCTGGCGCTATGGCTGCCGCTCGCGCCGGCGTTGGCCGACGACGCGACCGGTTCCCAACCCGGCGCAGCGGGTCCCTCGTCGCAGACAACGACGTCGGGGGCCACGACATCGCAGAAGTCCACGTCGCAGAAGTCCACGTCGCAGAAGTCCACGTCGCAGACCGGCAAGTCGCAGCCCGCGACCGACGCGCATGCGCGTAAGTCCGCCGGGCATTCCCCGCGCAACAAGAAGGCCGACGACCCGCCCAAGGTCGACAAGAGAAAGCCCGATGAGGGCAAGTCCGAGCGCGGCACGGCGCCGGCCGGCCCCATCCGCCCGGAGAAAGTGGTTCGGGCGCAGACGGTTCGGCTCAGGCCGACAGTGCCGCCGGTGAGGCTTCCGAACGCAATGGCGGTCGAGCAGCCCCAGTCCCCGGGCGTCGCCGCGCTGCCAGCCTCGGCGATGGCATCGCAGCCGAGCGCCACGACCGCCACCAGCGCCACGACCACCGCCGGCGCCACGACCGCCACCAGCGCCACGACCACCGCCGGCGCCACGACCACGGCCGTCAAAACCGCGCGGCCCAGCCTGATCAACGCCATCGGATCGTTCGTGTTCAACGTCATCGGCGGCGCCATGCTTGCGTTCGCCGGCCCGCCGGCACTGCCGCGGGGGAGCACGGTCACGGTCAAGGTGTCCAGCCTGACCATGCCGGACACCGGGCAAAAGGTTCAGGCGAACTGGTACTTCCCGCAGAACGCCGATACGACGACCCGGATGATCTACTTCCAGCACGGCTTCATGGCCGTCGCCCCGATGTACAGCTACACCCTCGCTGCGCTGGCGCAGAGCACCAACAGCATTGTGGTTGCTCCGACATTGTCCTCCAATGCATTTGATCCGAAAGCCCGATGGCTCGGTGGTTCGGCAGATCAGCAGGCCGTGGCGGACCTGTTCGCCGGTGACCGTTCGGCGTTGACCGAAAGCGCAAGTGCCGCAGCCGGACACCAGGTGACGTTGCCCACGAGTTTCGTCCTCGTCGGGCATTCGCTCGGCGGCGCGCTGGTCACCGGCGCCGCCGGCCGCATGGTGGACAACGGCGCCGTCGCGAACCTGCAGGGCGTGGTGTTGATGGACTCGGTCGACCTGAACAACGTGGTGCCCACCGCGCTGCAGAAGTTGACCGGCGCCGATTACCGCCCGGTCTACGACATTTCATCCGAGCCGTACGTATGGAACCGGGACGGTCTGGTCGGCCGGGAACTCGAAGCGGCGCGACCCGGCCAGTTCAACGGGGTCATGCTTGTCGGCGGCCGGCATATCGACGCGCTGCAGGGTGCCAATCCGGTGCTGCAGTTCGCCGAGTACGCAGTCGCCGGGTTCTCGAAACCGTCGAACGTGGAAGCGGTGAAGATCCTCGCCGGCGGATGGATCAACGACATGTTCGCCGGTACCCACACCGGCAGCTACGGATCGCCGCAGCAGGCCATCGAGATCGGTACCAAGGCGGGCACGGCCACCGCGGTGACATTGCCTTTCGCTTCCGAGCAGCCGGTGCAGGCCACGCCGTGGGACGGCCTCGCGCAGCTGATCCTGAACGCCGTGATGCAGGTGGCTGTCTACGAGCCCATGGCGCAGACGACCACCAGTCGCGCCGTCAGCGCAGTTCTGCGATGA
- a CDS encoding TetR/AcrR family transcriptional regulator yields the protein MSAPQRRPRGRPVGGGNNTEQSRQVLLDAAEQFFIDGGSGTFTMEVIAAEAGYSRSAIYRQFATRKELIAALVQRTTQRHMLTMLQQVAADATPVDLLIDSLVIVATQLVHDPLLQTIADQTPDGAVATLIANDGSLTRTVQSMVEGMLANSTTGQFRPGLHPHDLAQFLISTALSLLLDVVPGSSDPTVARNYLRTFVLPAIVDSPPPATRVFPE from the coding sequence GTGTCAGCTCCGCAGCGCAGGCCCCGTGGGCGTCCGGTCGGTGGCGGCAACAACACCGAGCAGTCCCGGCAGGTACTGCTCGACGCCGCGGAGCAGTTCTTCATCGACGGTGGCAGCGGGACCTTCACCATGGAGGTCATCGCCGCCGAGGCCGGCTACTCGCGCAGCGCGATCTACCGGCAGTTCGCCACCCGGAAAGAACTGATCGCAGCGTTGGTGCAACGCACTACCCAACGGCACATGCTGACGATGCTGCAGCAGGTGGCCGCCGACGCCACGCCGGTCGACCTGCTGATCGACAGCCTCGTCATCGTCGCGACGCAGCTGGTGCACGATCCACTGCTGCAAACCATCGCCGACCAGACGCCCGACGGCGCCGTCGCCACGCTCATCGCCAACGACGGCTCGCTGACCAGGACGGTCCAGTCGATGGTCGAAGGCATGCTCGCCAACAGCACGACAGGCCAGTTCCGGCCCGGCCTGCATCCGCATGACCTTGCGCAGTTCCTCATCTCGACGGCACTGAGCCTGCTGCTGGACGTGGTGCCCGGCAGCAGCGATCCGACGGTGGCGCGGAACTACCTCCGGACCTTCGTGTTGCCGGCAATTGTCGACAGTCCCCCACCGGCGACGCGCGTGTTTCCGGAGTAG
- a CDS encoding type 1 glutamine amidotransferase domain-containing protein, giving the protein MLKELQGRRIAILAADGVERVELEEPRAAVEEAGGAVEVLSLKAGEIQARNHDLEPAGSIAVDRTVGEVRVDAFDALILPGGTVNPDKLRVDDTAVAFVGDFVRSGKPVAAICHGPWTLVEADVVRDRKVTSYPSVRTDLRNAGATVVDEAVCIDGNLITSRSPSDLPAFCEAITEALASSPAQT; this is encoded by the coding sequence GTGCTCAAGGAACTGCAAGGCCGCCGGATCGCCATCCTCGCCGCCGATGGGGTCGAGAGAGTCGAGCTCGAGGAACCGCGCGCCGCGGTCGAGGAGGCCGGCGGCGCCGTCGAGGTGTTGTCGCTCAAGGCCGGTGAAATCCAAGCCCGCAACCACGATCTCGAACCAGCGGGCAGCATTGCGGTGGACCGCACCGTCGGTGAAGTGCGGGTCGACGCCTTCGACGCGCTGATCCTGCCGGGCGGCACGGTGAACCCCGACAAGTTACGGGTCGACGACACCGCGGTGGCGTTCGTCGGCGACTTCGTGCGCTCCGGCAAGCCCGTCGCCGCCATCTGTCACGGCCCGTGGACCCTCGTCGAGGCGGACGTCGTGCGCGACCGCAAGGTGACGAGCTATCCGAGTGTTCGCACCGATCTGCGTAACGCCGGGGCGACCGTCGTCGATGAAGCAGTGTGTATCGACGGCAATCTCATCACCAGCCGTTCGCCCTCCGATCTACCGGCGTTCTGCGAGGCCATCACCGAGGCATTGGCGAGCAGTCCGGCCCAGACCTGA
- a CDS encoding MDR family MFS transporter, with the protein MTTHPPADVADAAPSIRQRNFVFLAVVLGMLLAALDQTIVATALPTVVADLGGAGHQSWVVTSYLLASTIVTAVVGKLGDIFGRKKVFQVAILLFLAGSVLCGLSESMGMLVASRALQGLGGGAITVTAVAVIGEVIPLRERGKYQGALGAVFGVTTVVGPLLGGLFTDHLGWRWAFWINVPVAVVVIGIAAVAIPELTRAGRPVVDYAGIVLVGLGAAGLTLATSWGGTTYAWGSATIIGLFVASALALVGFVMVERRAPEPILPIRLFANPVFTVCCVLSFVVGFAMLGALTFLPTYMQFVDGVSATASGLRTLPMVAGLLVTSLGSGAIVGRTGQYRIFPIAGTAIMALGFVLLSRMDADTSTLTQSLFLLILGTGIGLSMQVLILVVQNTVDFADLGVATSGVTFFRTIGSSFGAAIFGSMFANFLGDRIPSAMRAAGAPPEAATSPKVLHSLPHDTAAPIINAYADSLSQVFLLAAPVAVVGFVLALFLKQVPLRDAAASGSTDMGEGFGMPTTESPEKLIEVAVGRLLQRSNGIDLEAVARTSNSRLGTAQLWALMLIYRYAAVTGAADLLDIADDRRVPHQVLEPTFGRLVATGFATRSGSEYALTAAGSAEVGRARNVISSWITETLTQSDEFQGVPERIHVQSAFDRIASGLLIERESARRERRTTKLGPPHQFVAEQPTTRMRAVRHEEPPTRPFRPHATLPRG; encoded by the coding sequence ATGACCACTCATCCGCCTGCTGATGTCGCGGACGCGGCCCCCAGCATTCGGCAGCGCAACTTCGTCTTCCTGGCCGTCGTCCTCGGGATGCTGCTGGCGGCACTCGACCAGACCATCGTGGCGACGGCCCTGCCGACCGTCGTCGCCGACCTAGGTGGCGCCGGCCATCAGTCCTGGGTCGTCACCAGCTACCTGCTCGCCTCGACGATCGTGACCGCGGTGGTCGGCAAGCTCGGTGACATCTTCGGCCGCAAGAAGGTCTTTCAGGTCGCGATCCTGCTGTTCCTGGCCGGCTCGGTCCTGTGTGGACTCTCGGAATCGATGGGGATGCTCGTCGCGTCGCGGGCGCTGCAGGGCCTGGGTGGTGGCGCGATCACCGTGACGGCCGTCGCGGTGATCGGCGAGGTCATCCCGTTGCGCGAAAGAGGCAAGTACCAAGGCGCTTTGGGCGCCGTGTTCGGCGTCACGACCGTCGTCGGGCCGCTGCTCGGCGGGCTGTTCACCGACCACCTCGGGTGGCGGTGGGCATTCTGGATCAACGTGCCGGTGGCGGTGGTGGTCATCGGGATCGCGGCAGTGGCCATTCCCGAACTGACGCGCGCCGGACGACCCGTCGTCGACTATGCGGGCATCGTCCTGGTCGGGCTCGGGGCCGCCGGCCTTACGCTGGCGACCAGCTGGGGCGGCACCACCTATGCCTGGGGTTCGGCGACGATCATCGGGTTGTTCGTCGCGTCGGCGTTGGCGCTCGTCGGCTTCGTCATGGTGGAACGCCGTGCGCCCGAGCCGATTCTGCCGATCCGCTTGTTCGCGAACCCGGTCTTCACGGTGTGCTGTGTGCTGTCGTTCGTCGTCGGGTTCGCGATGCTGGGTGCGCTGACGTTCCTACCGACCTACATGCAGTTCGTCGACGGCGTCTCGGCAACCGCGTCCGGGCTGCGCACCTTGCCGATGGTCGCCGGTCTGCTCGTCACCTCACTGGGCAGCGGCGCGATCGTCGGCCGCACAGGGCAATACCGGATTTTCCCGATCGCCGGCACTGCCATCATGGCGCTGGGGTTCGTGCTGCTGTCCCGGATGGACGCCGACACCTCGACGCTGACCCAATCGTTGTTCCTGCTGATCCTCGGTACCGGGATCGGGCTCAGCATGCAGGTGCTGATTCTGGTCGTGCAGAACACCGTCGACTTCGCCGATCTCGGCGTCGCCACCTCGGGTGTGACGTTCTTCCGCACCATCGGAAGTTCTTTCGGTGCCGCGATTTTCGGCTCGATGTTCGCGAACTTCCTGGGCGACCGCATCCCGTCGGCCATGAGGGCCGCCGGCGCACCACCCGAGGCGGCAACGTCTCCGAAAGTGCTGCACAGCCTTCCGCACGACACCGCCGCCCCGATCATCAACGCCTACGCCGACTCCTTGAGCCAGGTGTTCCTGTTGGCGGCGCCTGTCGCGGTCGTCGGCTTCGTGCTGGCCCTGTTCCTCAAACAGGTGCCGCTGCGTGACGCTGCCGCCAGTGGCAGCACCGACATGGGCGAGGGCTTCGGCATGCCGACCACCGAGTCGCCGGAGAAACTCATCGAAGTCGCCGTCGGCCGGTTGTTGCAGCGTAGCAACGGCATTGACCTCGAAGCGGTGGCGCGCACCTCGAACAGCCGCCTGGGGACCGCGCAACTGTGGGCGCTGATGCTGATCTACCGGTACGCCGCGGTGACAGGGGCAGCCGACCTGCTCGACATTGCGGATGATCGACGGGTGCCACATCAGGTGCTCGAACCGACCTTCGGTCGTTTGGTGGCCACCGGATTCGCAACGCGCTCCGGAAGCGAATACGCACTGACGGCCGCGGGCTCCGCCGAGGTCGGCAGGGCACGCAATGTGATCTCCAGCTGGATCACCGAAACCCTCACGCAGTCAGACGAATTCCAGGGCGTGCCCGAGCGCATTCATGTCCAGAGCGCGTTCGACCGCATCGCCAGCGGTCTGCTGATCGAGCGGGAGTCCGCCCGGCGCGAGAGGCGGACCACCAAACTCGGCCCCCCGCATCAGTTTGTCGCCGAGCAACCCACCACCCGGATGCGCGCGGTGCGGCACGAAGAGCCCCCGACTCGACCGTTCCGCCCGCACGCCACGCTCCCGCGCGGCTGA